In Penaeus monodon isolate SGIC_2016 chromosome 7, NSTDA_Pmon_1, whole genome shotgun sequence, the following are encoded in one genomic region:
- the LOC119575358 gene encoding malonate--CoA ligase ACSF3, mitochondrial-like — MLRIAVRTCTNFPNQWQYTTRRWIHTSRAMRSVVPVFRRAEQYHDHVALTDQHGEHTYSQIYRFSGHLARLMQDVLGRDRVQERVAFLCPNDVSYVIAQWGTWMAGHIAVPLCPKHPHPQLEYVVKDCQASAIITTSDLAHKIKPILSGQQVIVLEEYFYKQSPVSKENEDSPDASPESIVEESSTARWYGLDNEFYSLSDAMILYTSGTTGPPKGVVLSHKNVASQTSCLIQAWRWTSSDSILHCLPLHHTHGIVNALLCPLHVGARVVMLPEFSASKVWSHLLSLDTPVMSRVNLFMAVPTIYAKLIEEYEDKLVKNTRMIEYVKAICMQNIRLMVSGSAALPVPILDRWRAITGHTLLERYGMTEIGMALSNPLKGTRKPGYVGTPLPGVEVRVAKFIPGKEEYEVLCAGNSQGTKVFTDGEAGELLVRGPNVFKEYWSRPEATKKEFTHDKWFRTGDTAQYIDGAYKILGRTSVDIIKSGGFKISALDVEQHLLDHPHIAEVAVVGLPDITWGQKVAAVIVWQKKEPLDLVKLRNWARERMPHYQVPAVAITISEPLPRNNMGKVNKKQIVMDFFPDSMNQQ, encoded by the exons ATGTTACGAATAGCAGTAAGAACATGTACAAATTTTCCAAACCAATGGCAATACACAACAAGGAGGTGGATCCACACCTCTAGGGCTATGCGATCTGTTGTTCCAGTGTTTCGACGAGCTGAACAGTACCATGATCATGTAGCATTAACTGACCAGCATGGTGAACATACCTATAGTCAGATTTATAGGTTCAG TGGTCACCTGGCTCGCTTAATGCAGGATGTCCTAGGAAGAGACAGAGTACAAGAGAGAGTAGCTTTCCTGTGCCCCAATGATGTATCTTATGTCATTGCTCAATGGGGAACGTGGATGGCAGGTCACATTG CTGTTCCTCTGTGCCCAAAACACCCACATCCGCAGTTAGAATATGTTGTGAAGGACTGTCAGGCGTCGGCTATCATTACCACTTCTGATTTAGCACACAAGATCAAGCCAATTCTCTCAGGACAACAG GTTATAGTCTTAGAAGAGTATTTTTATAAACAGTCTCCTGTTAGCAAAGAAAATGAAGACAGTCCAGATGCAAGCCCTGAGTCCATAGTAGAAGAGAGTTCAACAGCACGGTGGTATGGCTTGGATAATGAATTTTACTCCTTGAGTGATGCCATGATTCTGTACACAAGTGGCACAACAGGACCCCCAAaag GTGTTGTTTTGAGTCACAAGAATGTCGCTTCACAGACAAGTTGCCTGATCCAAGCATGGCGTTGGACCTCTAGTGATTCCATCCTGCACTGCTTGCCACTCCACCATACTCATGGCATTGTCAATGCTCTTTTATGCCCACTACATGTTGGTGCCAG AGTTGTCATGCTACCAGAATTTTCTGCATCAAAAGTTTGGAGTCATTTGCTTTCCCTGGATACCCCAGTCATGTCACGAGTGAACCTCTTCATGGCTGTACCTACTATATATGCGAAACTGATTGAGGAATATGAAGATAAATTAGTGAAGAATACTAGAATGATAGAGTATGTGAAGGCTATTTGCATGCAGAATATAAG GCTCATGGTAAGTGGCTCTGCAGCACTGCCTGTACCCATCCTGGACCGGTGGAGGGCCATCACGGGCCATACACTCCTGGAACGCTATGGGATGACGGAGATAGGAATGGCCCTATCTAACCCCCTAAAGGGAACTAGAAAGCCAG GTTATGTTGGAACACCCCTCCCAGGAGTGGAAGTAAGGGTTGCCAAGTTCATTCCCGGGAAGGAGGAGTATGAGGTTCTTTGTGCCGGGAACAGCCAGGGAACCAAGGTCTTCACTGATGGGGAG GCTGGTGAGCTTCTGGTAAGAGGCCCTAATGTGTTTAAAGAGTACTGGAGTAGACCTGAGGCTACCAAGAAGGAATTTACCCATGATAAGTGGTTCAGGACAG GGGATACTGCACAGTACATAGATGGAGCCTACAAAATCTTGGGGCGGACAAGCGTGGACATCATCAAGAGTGGTGGGTTTAAGATCTCAGCCCTTGATGTGGAGCAGCACCTCTTGGATCATCCACATATTGCTGAAGTGGCTGTGGTTGGGCTTCCAGATATCACATGGGGACAAAAG GTTGCAGCTGTCATTGTATGGCAGAAGAAGGAACCCCTTGACCTGGTTAAGCTTCGTAATTGGGCACGGGAGAGGATGCCCCACTATCAGGTACCGGCCGTGGCTATAACCATATCAGAACCCTTGCCACGCAATAATATGGGGAAGGTCAACAAGAAGCAGATTGTGATGGATTTCTTCCCAGATAGCATGAACCAGCAGTaa